Proteins from a single region of Planctomycetia bacterium:
- a CDS encoding thiamine pyrophosphate-dependent enzyme: MTDADSSNRIPLLAALEVVARTRREEIVVTTMGSAREWPKLSQHPLDFHYLPSAMGQSPLIALGLAMAMPERRVIAFTGDGSLLMNLGCLVTIAAAAPKNLTVIALDNGRYEVTGGQMTAGAVNAVEFAAVAAASGFAQSHEFDALDYWRQGWDELRSANGPTFITLDVAPVGPDYQLVVPGPMRSRLAAFRAALSGA; the protein is encoded by the coding sequence ATGACCGACGCTGACAGCTCCAACCGGATTCCCTTGCTGGCCGCTCTAGAAGTAGTCGCGCGCACTCGACGCGAGGAAATCGTGGTGACCACGATGGGTTCCGCGCGCGAATGGCCGAAGCTGTCGCAGCACCCGCTCGATTTTCACTATCTGCCATCGGCGATGGGCCAGTCGCCGCTGATTGCGCTGGGCCTCGCGATGGCGATGCCGGAACGGCGGGTGATCGCGTTCACGGGCGACGGCTCCTTGCTGATGAACCTGGGTTGCCTGGTGACCATCGCCGCGGCTGCGCCAAAGAATCTCACCGTTATCGCGTTAGACAACGGCCGCTACGAAGTTACTGGCGGACAAATGACGGCGGGGGCGGTGAACGCGGTCGAATTTGCCGCCGTTGCGGCCGCTTCCGGCTTCGCTCAATCCCATGAATTTGATGCGCTCGACTACTGGCGGCAGGGCTGGGACGAGCTTCGCTCGGCCAACGGTCCGACCTTCATCACGCTCGACGTCGCGCCCGTCGGTCCCGACTACCAACTCGTCGTGCCTGGGCCGATGCGTTCCCGCCTGGCCGCGTTTCGGGCCGCGCTGAGCGGCGCCTGA